One region of Flavobacterium sp. GSB-24 genomic DNA includes:
- a CDS encoding polysaccharide deacetylase family protein, with product MKLFFLKTMLFLMFVTFFSCNTKNEKPEPKPYKAGVILSFDDAYVDEWAEADAALKKYSWKATFNVCRIDSIGEPQIKKLLQMQKEGHEIAGHGYHHYNAVKFVQKNGIDEYMKQEIEPMIASMKRKSFNVTSFAYPYGERSQELDKALSSKFKIIRGRAFGGEVPEKQDSYFNNSKIVFAFDIDNSHIHFSIPYLLELLDYAKKNDKILILCSHKPVKNVTENYQTKIETLEFVCKYMKLNGLKFYTLSDLDNLLPDE from the coding sequence ATGAAGCTATTTTTTCTCAAGACAATGCTGTTTTTAATGTTCGTAACTTTTTTTTCCTGTAATACTAAAAACGAAAAACCCGAGCCAAAGCCTTATAAGGCTGGTGTAATTTTGTCTTTTGATGATGCGTACGTAGATGAGTGGGCTGAAGCCGATGCCGCTTTGAAAAAATATTCTTGGAAAGCGACTTTTAATGTCTGCAGAATAGATTCTATTGGAGAGCCTCAAATTAAAAAGCTTCTTCAAATGCAGAAAGAAGGGCATGAAATTGCGGGCCACGGTTATCATCATTATAATGCTGTGAAATTTGTACAAAAAAATGGAATAGACGAGTATATGAAGCAGGAAATAGAACCAATGATTGCTTCGATGAAAAGGAAATCTTTTAATGTTACTTCTTTTGCCTATCCTTACGGCGAAAGGTCTCAAGAACTTGATAAGGCTTTGTCGAGCAAATTTAAAATTATTAGAGGCAGGGCATTTGGAGGTGAAGTTCCTGAAAAGCAGGACAGTTATTTTAATAATTCAAAAATTGTATTTGCCTTTGATATCGATAACAGCCATATTCATTTTAGTATTCCATATCTTTTGGAGTTATTAGATTACGCCAAGAAAAATGATAAGATCTTGATTTTATGCAGTCACAAACCAGTTAAAAATGTAACCGAAAATTATCAAACCAAAATCGAAACCTTAGAATTTGTCTGCAAATACATGAAACTTAACGGACTTAAATTTTACACTTTATCAGATTTAGATAATTTACTTCCTGACGAATAA
- a CDS encoding aminotransferase class V-fold PLP-dependent enzyme: MNAIETETQPIELECYFSKFRENTVGINHIYKSVYGKQNLLYADWVASGRLYNPIEDIMLNKMGPMIANTHSLSSQTGKTSTYAYQYARDIIKKSVNANESDVLITTGTGMTAALSKLQRIMGLRTNNEADKPVVFITHMEHHSNQVSWYETNAEVVILPADENNLVDPKILSEEIKKYAGRSLKIGSFTACSNVTGIITPYHELAKIMHQNGGLCFVDFAASAPYVKINMHPKDPEQQLDAVFFSPHKFLGGPGTCGILVFNEKLYKSEFPDNPGGGNVKWTNPLGKYCYSEVIEVREDGGTPGFLQVIRTALALELKDKMGVSNIKNREKELLDLCFSRLQKIKGLSILGDLTTERIGCVSFVIEDIHYNLIVRLLNDRFGIQVRGGWSCASTYAHYLFNINEKKSAELTNELLERNQTNKPGWVRLSMHPIMTNDEVTFICDAIEQIALHYKKWKKDYVYNSVSNEFENPEIKETIAEEVNQWFRLD, from the coding sequence ATGAATGCTATTGAGACAGAAACACAGCCAATTGAATTAGAATGTTACTTCTCTAAATTTAGAGAAAATACAGTAGGTATAAATCATATTTATAAATCGGTATATGGAAAGCAGAATCTGCTTTACGCCGACTGGGTTGCCAGCGGAAGATTATACAATCCGATCGAAGATATTATGCTTAATAAAATGGGCCCGATGATTGCCAATACGCATTCGCTTTCAAGTCAGACCGGAAAAACGTCTACTTACGCGTATCAATATGCCAGAGATATTATTAAAAAATCAGTTAATGCAAATGAATCTGATGTTTTAATCACAACAGGAACCGGAATGACTGCTGCTTTATCGAAGCTGCAAAGAATTATGGGACTGCGAACCAATAATGAAGCAGATAAACCAGTAGTTTTCATCACACATATGGAACATCATTCGAATCAGGTTTCTTGGTACGAAACAAATGCCGAAGTTGTGATTCTTCCCGCAGATGAAAATAATTTGGTCGACCCTAAAATTCTTTCGGAAGAAATTAAAAAATATGCCGGCAGAAGTTTAAAAATTGGTTCGTTCACAGCTTGCTCGAACGTTACTGGAATTATTACGCCTTATCATGAATTGGCTAAAATCATGCATCAAAACGGCGGACTTTGCTTTGTAGATTTTGCAGCTTCGGCACCTTATGTTAAAATCAACATGCATCCAAAAGATCCAGAGCAACAGTTAGATGCTGTTTTCTTTTCGCCTCATAAATTTCTTGGCGGACCAGGAACATGCGGTATTTTGGTTTTTAATGAAAAATTATACAAATCTGAATTCCCAGATAATCCGGGCGGAGGAAATGTAAAATGGACCAATCCGCTGGGTAAATATTGTTATAGCGAGGTCATAGAAGTTAGAGAAGATGGCGGAACGCCAGGCTTTCTACAAGTAATAAGAACTGCCTTAGCTTTAGAATTAAAAGATAAAATGGGAGTTTCAAACATTAAAAACAGAGAAAAAGAACTGCTTGATCTTTGTTTTTCAAGACTTCAAAAAATAAAAGGTTTGTCCATTCTAGGAGACCTTACAACAGAACGAATTGGCTGTGTTTCTTTTGTCATCGAAGATATTCACTATAACTTAATCGTAAGACTTTTAAATGACCGTTTCGGCATTCAGGTTCGCGGCGGGTGGTCTTGTGCGAGTACATATGCGCATTATCTTTTCAATATAAATGAAAAAAAATCGGCAGAACTTACTAATGAATTATTAGAAAGAAACCAGACTAATAAACCAGGCTGGGTTCGTTTGTCAATGCACCCGATTATGACAAACGATGAGGTTACATTTATATGCGATGCAATTGAGCAGATCGCTTTGCATTATAAAAAATGGAAGAAAGATTATGTCTATAATTCGGTTTCAAATGAGTTTGAAAATCCAGAAATAAAAGAAACAATTGCAGAAGAAGTAAATCAATGGTTTAGACTTGATTAA
- a CDS encoding TlpA disulfide reductase family protein produces MKKILLGFALLFGFTQTQAQENNLQLKGTVVDTVVNYVYLQKFHNKMFTTIDSVKVKDGNFSFKTKVKTPELYGLSVNTESSPLYIFLEKSPITVKLSPKKYYSNSVVEGSASQDLFETYKKSKDVEISKFITENPNSIVSAYVLYRNWSYRLSPEQIRQNIALLDKTQQSTTYVKELRDLALVLDGLAVGKKAPDFTANDPEGKPIRFYENLKGYTLVDFWASWCGPCRRENPNIVAAYKEFHDKGFNIVGISLDKKKENWIKGIQDDNLTWLHVSDLLFWNSAVAKLYGIRAIPGNYLVDSNGIIVAKNLQGEELQSTLKSLLEKKI; encoded by the coding sequence ATGAAAAAAATACTATTAGGCTTTGCGCTACTTTTTGGCTTTACGCAAACTCAGGCACAGGAAAATAATTTACAACTAAAAGGAACTGTTGTAGATACAGTTGTCAATTATGTTTATCTGCAAAAGTTTCATAATAAAATGTTTACCACAATTGATTCGGTAAAAGTAAAAGACGGAAATTTTAGTTTCAAAACTAAAGTGAAAACGCCAGAACTATATGGTTTAAGTGTGAATACAGAAAGCAGTCCTTTGTATATTTTTCTTGAAAAAAGCCCGATTACAGTAAAATTAAGTCCGAAGAAATATTACAGTAATTCTGTAGTCGAAGGTTCTGCTTCTCAAGATTTATTTGAAACTTACAAAAAATCAAAAGATGTAGAAATCAGTAAATTCATTACAGAAAATCCTAATTCTATTGTCTCGGCTTATGTATTGTACAGAAATTGGTCTTACAGATTATCGCCAGAACAAATAAGACAAAATATTGCCTTGCTCGATAAAACCCAGCAAAGTACTACTTACGTAAAAGAACTAAGAGATCTTGCCCTTGTTTTGGACGGATTAGCAGTGGGGAAAAAAGCTCCAGATTTTACTGCCAATGATCCTGAGGGAAAACCAATCCGTTTTTATGAAAATTTAAAAGGTTACACTTTAGTCGATTTTTGGGCTTCGTGGTGCGGCCCATGCCGAAGAGAAAATCCAAATATCGTAGCCGCTTATAAAGAATTTCACGATAAGGGATTCAATATTGTTGGAATCTCTTTGGATAAAAAGAAAGAAAACTGGATCAAAGGAATTCAGGATGATAATTTAACCTGGCTGCACGTTTCTGATTTACTTTTTTGGAACAGCGCCGTTGCGAAATTATACGGAATAAGAGCGATTCCTGGAAATTATTTAGTGGATTCGAACGGAATAATCGTAGCCAAAAATCTTCAAGGCGAAGAATTACAGTCTACACTTAAATCGCTTTTAGAGAAAAAAATATGA
- a CDS encoding TonB-dependent receptor, which translates to MKKIYFAVFTVICTNFYAQTKKDSINNMEEVIINENRFTTPISKQNRNVYVITSETIKKLPGRTLQEVLQYANGVDIRQRGPFGTQADISVDGGSFEQTVVLLNGAKVIDSQTAHNMLNLPLPVEAIERIEVVRGPAARVFGINSLTGAINIVTKKPTDSGFLVSTYAGSNFEKDTQDTGDTFYGTGVQAGAVLGKEKQQHLIFASHDKSNGYRYNTAFENNKIFYQGNVQINDSNEILGSAGYIKNGFGANGFYAAPGDRNSTEIVQTTFANIQSKHAITENWKIMPRVTYRYNYDDYRYLGNSNLNVGRSQHYTNSIAGELNSTVKLSKGEIGFGAEFRNENIHSTNIGDHDRENVGIYAEYRTSFTEKLDVNLGTYLNYNSDYKWQVYPGIDASYAITDAFKIIGNVGTSQRIPSFTDLYLKQTGNIGNADLDSENAFQSEIGFKYSERSLSFNANYFYRKINNYIDWMRNLTTQPWQSQNTGDLKTNGINLRGNYRFDFSKDSRLNILLAYTYLDSQFESSRTEVYSKYLISSLKHQITNTIDYQYRDFSVLFATRFDERITGPSYWVNDFRISQTIQKFTIFLDAQNIFNATYYEVGAVPLPSRWFTLGVKLVTF; encoded by the coding sequence ATGAAAAAAATCTATTTTGCTGTTTTTACAGTAATTTGTACCAATTTTTACGCGCAGACCAAAAAAGATTCCATCAATAATATGGAGGAAGTTATAATTAATGAAAACCGTTTTACTACCCCAATTTCTAAACAAAATAGAAATGTGTATGTTATAACAAGTGAAACCATTAAAAAACTTCCAGGAAGAACGCTTCAGGAAGTATTACAATATGCTAACGGAGTTGACATTAGACAAAGAGGTCCATTTGGAACTCAAGCCGATATTAGTGTAGATGGCGGAAGTTTTGAACAGACGGTTGTTTTGTTAAACGGAGCAAAAGTAATCGATTCGCAAACCGCTCATAATATGCTAAACCTCCCTCTTCCGGTGGAAGCAATCGAAAGAATAGAAGTAGTGCGCGGACCAGCTGCGAGAGTTTTTGGAATTAACAGTTTAACGGGAGCAATTAATATTGTAACTAAAAAACCAACAGATTCTGGATTTTTGGTAAGTACTTATGCGGGGTCTAATTTTGAAAAAGATACTCAAGATACAGGAGATACTTTTTACGGAACAGGTGTTCAGGCAGGAGCTGTTTTAGGTAAAGAAAAACAACAGCATTTGATTTTTGCTTCTCACGATAAAAGTAACGGTTACCGTTATAATACCGCATTTGAAAACAATAAAATTTTCTACCAAGGAAATGTACAGATCAATGATTCTAATGAAATTTTAGGTTCGGCAGGTTACATCAAAAACGGCTTTGGAGCAAACGGATTTTATGCAGCGCCTGGAGATCGAAATTCTACCGAAATTGTGCAGACCACATTTGCCAATATTCAGTCGAAACATGCTATTACCGAAAATTGGAAAATTATGCCGAGAGTAACTTACCGCTATAATTATGATGATTACCGTTACTTAGGAAACTCAAATTTGAATGTTGGAAGAAGTCAGCATTATACTAATTCTATTGCTGGAGAATTGAATTCGACAGTTAAATTGTCTAAAGGCGAAATTGGTTTTGGCGCAGAATTTAGAAACGAAAATATTCATTCTACTAATATTGGCGATCACGACCGTGAGAATGTTGGAATCTATGCCGAATACAGAACAAGTTTTACAGAAAAACTAGACGTAAATTTAGGAACTTATTTAAATTATAATTCCGATTATAAATGGCAGGTTTATCCTGGAATTGATGCTAGTTATGCCATTACAGATGCATTTAAAATCATTGGAAATGTTGGAACAAGCCAGAGAATTCCATCTTTTACAGACTTATACTTAAAGCAGACAGGAAATATTGGTAACGCCGATTTAGATTCAGAGAATGCTTTTCAAAGTGAAATTGGTTTTAAATACAGCGAGCGATCTTTAAGTTTCAATGCGAATTATTTTTACAGAAAAATAAACAATTACATCGATTGGATGCGTAACTTAACCACTCAGCCTTGGCAGAGTCAAAATACGGGTGATTTAAAAACAAACGGAATTAATTTGCGAGGTAATTACAGATTTGATTTTTCTAAAGATTCAAGATTGAATATTCTTTTAGCATATACTTATTTAGATTCTCAATTTGAAAGTTCTCGTACCGAAGTATATTCTAAGTATCTTATTTCTTCGTTGAAACATCAAATAACAAATACAATCGATTATCAATACAGAGATTTTTCAGTATTGTTTGCAACACGCTTTGACGAAAGAATTACTGGACCTTCTTATTGGGTAAATGATTTTAGAATAAGTCAGACTATTCAAAAATTTACAATCTTTTTAGATGCTCAAAATATATTTAATGCCACTTATTATGAAGTAGGAGCGGTGCCTCTCCCTTCAAGATGGTTTACTTTGGGAGTAAAATTGGTTACTTTTTAG
- a CDS encoding PLP-dependent aminotransferase family protein, protein MDSPVEIPFKSFIQLKPEENTALYLQIVFEFIKAIQTGFLPEGTKLPGTRILCKVLAVNRNTLIKAFQDLESQGWIETLPNKGTFILSQQKQKKQIEYTVVKDQNQSELNTGFTFQRSTILENPIEISNLPYQFNDGMPDLRLVQTDVLARLYVSKLKRRKTSKTYEQIELRSHLNFKTHFSNYLNLTRGIRISTSNLLTTSSHEISLYLVTKVLISPGDKVVVASPSYYMSNMTLTNTGAQIISIPVNEDGIDTKRLKEICETSTIRVLYLTSNYHYPTTILLSAKKRIEVLELANQYGFVILEDDYDFDFHYDNNPVLPLAAFDSNQRVVYIGSFGKSLPSGFSYGFVAAPSEFIKELEKHQNILEPGIDVIKEQVLTDWITEGEVHRLSKKNKKIYKERRDYFVSLLSEKLKGKIKFKVPPRGLAIWVEWLPDFNLIKFQKECSTNGLFLPKTILYQTKDLTATRLGFGNLEPEEMEKAVTILSTSLEATVSSNN, encoded by the coding sequence ATGGATAGTCCGGTTGAAATTCCTTTTAAAAGCTTTATTCAGCTCAAACCAGAAGAAAATACAGCGCTTTATCTTCAGATTGTTTTTGAATTTATCAAAGCCATACAAACTGGTTTTCTTCCCGAAGGAACAAAACTTCCCGGCACAAGAATACTCTGCAAAGTATTGGCAGTCAATCGCAATACATTAATTAAAGCTTTTCAGGATCTGGAATCGCAGGGATGGATTGAAACGCTTCCGAATAAAGGAACATTTATTTTATCACAGCAAAAACAAAAAAAACAAATTGAATATACTGTTGTAAAAGACCAAAATCAATCTGAATTAAATACTGGTTTTACATTTCAGCGTTCTACGATTCTCGAAAATCCAATAGAAATTAGTAATCTGCCTTATCAATTTAATGACGGAATGCCAGATTTGCGATTGGTGCAAACAGATGTTCTGGCAAGACTTTATGTTTCTAAATTAAAGAGACGAAAAACTTCTAAAACATACGAACAAATCGAGCTACGATCGCATTTAAATTTTAAAACCCATTTTTCCAATTATTTAAATCTTACTAGGGGAATTCGAATTTCGACTTCAAACCTGCTTACAACCAGCAGTCACGAAATAAGCTTGTATCTGGTTACAAAAGTGCTCATAAGTCCTGGAGATAAAGTTGTGGTGGCTTCTCCCAGCTATTACATGTCCAATATGACTTTGACCAATACTGGAGCACAGATTATTTCTATTCCAGTAAATGAAGACGGAATTGACACCAAACGATTAAAAGAAATCTGTGAAACTTCTACCATCAGAGTTTTGTATCTTACTTCCAATTATCATTATCCGACGACAATTTTACTGAGTGCTAAAAAGAGAATTGAAGTTTTGGAATTGGCGAATCAGTATGGATTTGTGATTCTCGAAGATGATTATGACTTTGATTTTCATTATGATAACAATCCTGTTTTACCGTTGGCAGCATTTGATTCTAACCAGCGTGTGGTTTATATAGGATCTTTTGGAAAATCACTTCCTTCGGGATTCAGCTATGGTTTTGTTGCTGCTCCTTCTGAATTTATTAAAGAACTTGAAAAACATCAAAACATTCTCGAACCCGGAATTGATGTTATTAAAGAACAGGTTTTAACCGATTGGATTACTGAAGGAGAAGTGCATAGACTTTCTAAAAAAAATAAAAAAATCTACAAAGAACGCAGAGACTATTTTGTTTCATTACTTAGTGAAAAACTAAAAGGCAAAATTAAATTTAAAGTACCGCCGAGAGGTTTAGCCATTTGGGTAGAATGGCTTCCTGATTTTAACCTTATAAAATTTCAGAAAGAATGCTCTACAAACGGATTATTCCTTCCGAAAACCATTTTGTACCAAACCAAAGATCTTACTGCAACCCGTTTAGGATTTGGAAATTTGGAGCCAGAAGAAATGGAAAAAGCCGTAACAATATTAAGCACAAGTCTGGAAGCTACAGTTTCTTCCAACAACTAA
- the ligD gene encoding DNA ligase D has translation MSLSKYNQKRDFKQTREPKGEIEKSADKLIFVVQKHAASHLHYDFRLEMNGVLKSWAVPKGPSMDPEIKRLAMMVEDHPYSYKDFEGTIPEGNYGAGNVIVWDNGTYTSDEKTASDEKQLLADLKKGRLSFILKGKKLKGEFSLVKLHGKQENAWLLIKKHDKYASDSDVLENDKSVISKRTLDELKKRSEKLISKSEEKSETKSAVKKKPKTKIAEAGFLKPMLANITEKPFDDEEWIFENKYDGYRTIAVVNPPSVELFSRNKISFDTNFKPIAEELKKIDHTVILDGEVVVENESGRADFQMLQNYLKTGIGNLKYYVFDLLNLDGNSITDLSLLDRKELLKILFNKYDFSNIFYSEHTIGDGIKQFENARKSNSEGIIAKKADSSYSVGNRSNNWLKIKISNEEEAIIIGVTEPKNSRKYFGAILLGQYNGKELQYIGKCGTGFTESVLKELYTKLQPLFIDKSPLKEKLPLRDKIQWVKPKVVCQVKYSEWTQDKNLRHPVYLGLRIDKKASEVNFIGNIKENKITNDNTTAMEDLKEHKTENDYDLKIGKTTLHLTNQNKIYFPKDGITKGDVVQYYNEVAPLMLPYLKDRPESMNRFPNGIDSPSFYQKDIDLDKTPKWLKTKKIFSESNDADVNYLICNDKETLLYMANLGCIEMNPWNSTIKHIQNPDWLVIDLDPATENDFPIVVQTALVVKEVMDELETECLCKTSGATGLHIYIPLGAQYDYDSIKILAELIAKEVHARLPKITSIERSIKKRKNKLYIDFLQNRRGQTLAAPYSVRPKPGATVSTPLEWSEVTEKLHPSQFTIKNVLSRFEKKGDLWKPILSKGANIKKIILKLEEKQNS, from the coding sequence ATGTCACTGTCTAAATACAACCAAAAAAGGGATTTTAAACAAACACGTGAGCCCAAAGGAGAAATCGAAAAATCGGCTGACAAGTTAATTTTTGTGGTTCAGAAACACGCCGCATCACATTTGCATTATGATTTTAGGTTAGAAATGAATGGTGTTTTAAAAAGCTGGGCAGTTCCAAAAGGACCGTCAATGGATCCTGAAATAAAACGTCTTGCTATGATGGTTGAAGATCATCCTTATAGTTATAAAGATTTTGAAGGCACTATTCCGGAAGGAAATTATGGGGCAGGAAATGTGATTGTATGGGATAATGGAACTTATACCTCTGATGAAAAAACAGCATCTGATGAAAAACAATTACTGGCCGATCTTAAAAAAGGACGTTTAAGTTTTATTCTAAAAGGAAAAAAACTAAAAGGAGAATTTTCTCTGGTAAAACTTCACGGAAAGCAGGAAAATGCCTGGCTGTTGATTAAAAAACACGATAAATACGCTTCTGATTCTGATGTTTTAGAAAACGATAAATCCGTGATTTCTAAAAGAACTTTGGATGAATTAAAAAAGAGATCTGAAAAGTTAATTTCTAAATCCGAAGAAAAAAGCGAAACTAAAAGTGCCGTAAAAAAAAAGCCTAAAACAAAAATCGCTGAAGCAGGATTCTTAAAACCCATGCTTGCCAATATTACTGAAAAACCTTTTGATGATGAAGAGTGGATTTTTGAAAACAAATATGACGGTTATCGTACAATTGCTGTAGTTAATCCACCAAGTGTAGAATTATTTAGTAGAAATAAAATTTCGTTTGATACTAATTTTAAACCAATTGCAGAAGAATTAAAAAAAATAGATCATACTGTTATTCTCGATGGTGAGGTTGTAGTTGAAAACGAATCGGGCCGAGCCGACTTTCAAATGCTTCAAAATTATCTTAAAACAGGAATTGGCAACTTAAAATATTATGTTTTTGATTTATTGAATCTAGACGGAAATTCAATAACCGACTTATCTCTTCTTGACCGAAAAGAACTGCTTAAAATCTTATTTAATAAATATGATTTTTCGAATATTTTTTATTCTGAACATACAATCGGCGACGGAATCAAACAATTTGAAAATGCCCGAAAAAGTAACAGCGAAGGCATTATTGCTAAAAAGGCAGACAGCTCATATTCCGTAGGAAACAGAAGTAATAATTGGCTGAAAATTAAAATTTCTAACGAAGAAGAAGCTATCATTATTGGAGTTACAGAACCTAAAAATTCCAGAAAATATTTTGGTGCAATTCTGCTTGGGCAGTACAACGGAAAAGAACTGCAATATATTGGAAAATGCGGCACCGGTTTTACTGAATCGGTTTTAAAAGAACTTTATACCAAATTACAGCCTCTTTTTATTGATAAGTCACCACTTAAGGAAAAATTGCCTTTACGCGACAAAATTCAATGGGTTAAACCCAAAGTGGTTTGTCAGGTAAAATATTCTGAATGGACGCAGGACAAAAACTTGAGACATCCCGTTTATTTAGGATTGAGAATAGACAAAAAAGCCAGCGAAGTAAATTTCATTGGCAATATCAAAGAGAATAAAATAACCAATGATAATACAACTGCAATGGAAGATTTAAAAGAACATAAAACTGAAAATGATTATGATTTGAAAATTGGTAAAACAACTTTGCATTTAACCAACCAAAATAAAATCTATTTTCCTAAAGACGGAATCACAAAAGGCGATGTCGTTCAATATTATAATGAAGTGGCGCCGCTTATGCTGCCGTACTTAAAAGACCGACCAGAATCTATGAATCGTTTTCCAAACGGAATTGATTCTCCTAGTTTTTATCAAAAAGATATTGATTTGGACAAAACGCCAAAATGGCTGAAAACCAAAAAAATATTCTCTGAATCGAATGATGCCGATGTAAATTATTTGATTTGTAACGATAAAGAAACGCTTTTGTATATGGCAAATCTAGGCTGTATAGAAATGAATCCGTGGAACTCAACTATAAAGCATATTCAAAATCCAGACTGGCTGGTAATTGATTTAGATCCTGCTACAGAAAATGATTTTCCTATAGTTGTACAAACAGCATTAGTGGTAAAAGAAGTGATGGATGAATTGGAAACGGAATGTCTCTGTAAAACTTCTGGCGCTACTGGACTTCATATTTATATTCCGCTTGGAGCACAGTACGATTATGATTCGATTAAAATTTTAGCCGAATTAATTGCGAAAGAAGTTCATGCAAGACTTCCAAAAATTACGTCGATTGAACGAAGCATCAAAAAAAGAAAAAACAAATTATATATAGATTTTCTGCAAAACCGCCGCGGGCAAACTTTGGCTGCGCCTTATTCTGTTCGTCCAAAACCAGGCGCTACAGTTTCGACACCTTTAGAATGGAGTGAAGTCACAGAAAAACTGCATCCTTCACAATTTACTATTAAAAATGTATTGAGTCGTTTTGAGAAAAAAGGTGATTTGTGGAAACCTATTTTATCAAAAGGAGCCAATATTAAAAAGATTATTTTAAAGCTGGAAGAAAAACAAAACAGCTAA
- a CDS encoding Ku protein encodes MRSIWTGSVSFGLINIPIKMFSAVEESSLDMDMLDKKDHANIKFKRVNESTGKEVDFANIVKGYKIDDKYVILDDLDFEAADAIKTKTIDIESFVLEKEIQSIYYEQPYYLEPDKGAMNAYGLLRDALQASGKVGVTRFVLRNKESLAILKPYKDVIVLNRIRFEQEIRSTSELKLPPMSKKSTKEMDMAEKLIDQLTEKFDITGFKDEYTAKLLDIIKKKAKGKPQKASPKLKVVHKQSDDLMEMLKASLETKKKKSS; translated from the coding sequence ATGAGATCAATTTGGACAGGTTCGGTAAGTTTTGGTTTAATTAATATTCCAATTAAAATGTTTTCGGCGGTTGAGGAAAGCAGCCTTGATATGGATATGCTGGATAAAAAAGACCATGCAAATATCAAGTTTAAGCGTGTGAATGAAAGCACGGGTAAAGAAGTCGATTTTGCTAATATTGTCAAAGGATATAAAATTGACGATAAATATGTCATTTTAGACGATTTAGATTTTGAAGCCGCAGATGCCATCAAAACAAAAACTATCGATATTGAAAGTTTTGTTCTCGAAAAAGAAATTCAAAGTATTTACTATGAACAGCCGTATTATCTTGAACCAGACAAAGGTGCGATGAATGCTTACGGACTGCTTCGCGACGCGCTTCAGGCTTCAGGAAAAGTCGGAGTAACACGTTTTGTTTTAAGAAATAAAGAAAGCCTTGCGATTTTAAAACCTTATAAAGATGTAATTGTTTTAAATCGAATTCGGTTTGAGCAGGAAATTAGAAGTACAAGTGAATTAAAATTACCGCCAATGTCGAAAAAATCCACAAAAGAAATGGATATGGCCGAAAAACTAATCGATCAGCTTACTGAGAAATTTGATATTACAGGATTTAAAGACGAATATACTGCCAAACTTTTGGACATTATTAAAAAGAAAGCCAAAGGAAAACCACAAAAAGCTTCTCCAAAACTTAAAGTCGTGCACAAACAAAGTGACGACTTAATGGAAATGCTAAAAGCAAGTCTCGAAACTAAAAAGAAAAAATCATCTTAG
- the metQ gene encoding methionine ABC transporter substrate-binding lipoprotein MetQ gives MKINFLKTAGILALALVVANCGKSKNNDPHFIKVGVASGPELKVAEAAKKVAKEKYGLEVELVSFNDYVIPNEALSQGDIDANAFQHKPYLDEQSKQRGYKLAIIGKTFVYPIAAYSKKIKSLSELKNESTIIIPNDPTNGGRSLLLLQKNGLLKLKDGVGLLPKVTDIVSNPKNLKILELEAPQLPRALDDENVSIAIINNTFASAAGLVPSRDALFVEDKDSPYVNLVVSREDNKNEEKVKQFLQAFQSAEVEKAAEQEFKGGAVKGW, from the coding sequence ATGAAAATAAATTTCTTGAAAACAGCCGGAATTTTAGCTTTAGCACTTGTTGTAGCAAATTGCGGAAAAAGTAAAAATAACGATCCGCATTTCATAAAAGTTGGAGTAGCTTCTGGACCAGAATTAAAAGTAGCCGAAGCAGCTAAAAAAGTAGCAAAAGAAAAATACGGTTTAGAAGTGGAATTGGTTTCTTTTAACGATTATGTTATTCCAAACGAAGCTTTGAGCCAAGGAGATATTGATGCGAATGCTTTTCAGCACAAACCATATTTAGACGAACAATCGAAACAACGCGGTTACAAATTGGCGATCATCGGCAAAACATTTGTTTACCCAATTGCAGCTTATTCTAAAAAAATAAAAAGTCTTTCGGAATTGAAAAACGAAAGCACAATCATTATCCCGAATGATCCAACAAACGGCGGGCGTTCTTTATTGCTTTTGCAGAAAAACGGATTGTTGAAATTGAAAGACGGCGTTGGTTTACTTCCTAAAGTTACAGACATTGTTAGTAATCCTAAAAATTTGAAAATTTTAGAATTAGAAGCACCGCAATTGCCTCGTGCCTTAGACGACGAAAATGTTTCTATCGCTATTATCAATAATACTTTTGCTTCTGCAGCAGGATTAGTTCCTTCCCGCGATGCTTTATTTGTTGAAGATAAAGATTCTCCGTATGTAAATTTAGTGGTAAGCCGTGAAGACAATAAAAACGAAGAAAAAGTAAAACAGTTTTTACAAGCGTTTCAATCTGCTGAAGTAGAAAAAGCTGCTGAGCAAGAATTTAAAGGTGGAGCTGTTAAAGGCTGGTAA